AGGAGCCGGTCGGTGGGTTCGAGGAACAGCTCGGTGGGCGGCGGATGGGCGAGGCCCACGCCGAGCAGCGGGCCCTCGGCCTTGGCGTAGTCGGCGCTGTTGGTGTCGCGGATGATCAGCGGCGGGATGTGACCGGCGTTGGCGATCAGGGTGCGCCCGTTGCCCGGTTCCACGTGGACCAGACAGACAGTGGCCGTGACCTCGGGGTGGTAGCGCTGGAGCATCCGGTCGAGGCGCTCGGCGAGCACGGCCGGGTCGCTCTCCTCGACGCAGTATGCACGCAGCGCGTGCCGGATCTCGACCATGACGGTGGCCGCTTCCAGCGAGTGCCCGACGACGTCGCCGACCGCGGTGAGCACACCGTCGGCGGTGCGCAGGGCGGCGTAGAAGTCGCCGCCGATCTCGGCGTCCCGGGATGCGGGCACGTACCGGACCACGACGTCGATGCCGGGCAGTTCGGGCAGCCTGTCGGGGCGGGGCAGGAAGCTGTGCTGGAGGGTGAGGGCGACATGCCGCTCGACCTGGTACATGAGCAGCGGCTCGGCGGCGAGCACGGTGGCCTGGGCGAGCCGGGCCACCAGGGACTCGTTCTCGGGGCTCACCCTGCGCTGCCCGCGGGTGGGCGTGGCCAGGCACACCGAGGCCCTGCCGTCCTCGGTGGGGATCAGCACGAGGCGGGCGTCGTGCTCCATGCCCGGCCGGAAGAACCCGGCGGGCCACAGCGGCGCGGGCACCGTGGTGATCTGCACCCCGCTGTGCCCCCGGGTGAGCCGCCGGAGCAGTCCCGCCACGGCGCGGTGGGCGCCCTCGTCCGGCATGGCGAGCGAGGTGCGGTCACGGGAGGTGGCGCGGTACAGCTCGTCGTCAGGGCCGAGGAAGAACACGGCGGCGGGCGAGCCGGTGAGCCGCGCGGCGCCCTCGGCGGCGGCGTCGGCGAGTTCCTGCAGGGAGCGGGCCGCCTGGATGGTGAAGATCGTCTCCGACAGCCGGGTCAACCGCCGCGCCAGTGCCTGGTCGCCGGCCCGCAGCCGCGCGGCGCGCACCGCGGCCCGCAGTACCGCGTCGATCTCCCCGGGCTCGGCGGGCACCGTCAAAAACGCCTCCCCGCCCGCGTCCAGCCCGTCGCAGCGGTCACCCGGCGACACGGAGGAGGCCGAGAAGTGCACGACGGGCAGCCCGGCCATGTGTGGTCGGGTCTTGATCCGGCGACACAGCGCGAACCCGCCCATGCCGGTCAGGTTCACGTCGATGAGGGCCACGTCGGGCAGGACGCCCTTGCGCAGCCGTACGTCGAGTTCGGCGAGCGCCTCGTGGCCGCCGGCGACCGGGACGACCTGGTAACCGGCACGGCGGAGCAGGGCACTCATCGCGTGTCGGCTGGGCGCGCTGCCGTCCGCGACCAGCACGGTGGTGTCCGTCCACTTGCCGTTGCCGTCCATCCTGCCGCCCTTGGACACACCGGTGGGGCAGACCGGATCCGGGTCTGCCCCACCACGATATGCGCTTGTCAGGAGGTACGGGAGAATACGGCGACGGTTCTCCCCGGAACGGCGAACGTGCCCGAATCCCGTTCGTACGTGGCTGACTTGACGACCGAGTCCGCTCCCGCCCGCAGGACGGGGTGCAGCGCGTACGAGGTCCCGGGCCAGCGAGCCGATCCGCCGCAGCACTTCGGCAAGGAAGTGAGTTTGCGGGCCATCTGGCGAAAGTGGCTCACGGAGGGTGTCCTGGACGCCATCGTCAAGGCTCTGGGCGACTACGAGGGCACCGAGATCGACGAGTCCCGCTGGCTGCCGGAGATGAGGATTCGCGGTGTCCTGGAAAGTCCCGTGGACACAGATGCACGACGAGGCTGATCTCGGAGCGTGGTTCGGGCGACCGAACAGGAGTCGGTGACGGACCACCCGCCCGTGGTGCAGTCACCTTCAACTCGTGAGAGAGCTGTCGATTTCGAGTTTCACCGATCGCGCTGTGAAAGCCCGAACGGTCAGCGTAGAACGGCCGTTACCGAAGGTCGGCCCGAGGTCGGCGTTCGATGCGCTGGAGCCATACACATGGTCGAGCCCGCCGCCGATCTGCACACCCGTCGCTGCCAACACAGCCCCGTTCACCGCCCGTTGGGAGGCGACGAGCTGGCCGCGCAGGGCCTCACGGACCCGGTCGCGGTCACGCGGGTCGACAGACCAGGCGGTGTACGAGGCCAGGTGCGGGAACTTCGCCTTCTGGGCGTCGGTGAGGGCGGACTTGGTGAGGCGGAGCCAGCGCTCGTCGGTGCTGGTGAGCACGCCGTCCTTCGCCGTGATCGAGCCGGTGCGGGAGTACAGCAACTGGGTGGAAGCGGCGGTGTCGTCGCCGTTCCAGACGACGGTGTCCCGGTCGATCCAGACGGCCTTGGAGGTGGTCAGGTCGAGGTCGGCGGCACTGCCCGCGGGCTGCGGAAGCAGGTACTTCTCCTGGCCGTTCAGGAGCCAGACCTCGTGGCCGTCGGCCTTGAGGTCGAGGGCCTGGTCGGTGGGGAGGTCCTTCTCGTCGCCCTTGTGGAGGATGTAACTGAGGCTGGTGGCACCGTCGTTGAGTGGTACCTCGTAGACGGCGCCGTAGGCGTCGGTCCGCACCGGCTCGAGAGGGTTGGACCAGTCGGTGGGGTTCGCGGCGCCGGACCACACGTGCAGACCCCAGCCGTCGTAGTTCCCGTCGGCGCGGTGGTAGTGGAGGACCGCCTTGGTGGTGTCCTGGTCGGGATAGTCGGCGGTGGGCTTCTGGGTCAGTACGGCTTCCTTGCCCTGCTCGACCCAGATCTCGCCGGTCTTCGTGACGTCGATCGAGCGGTCGGCGGAGACGTCCTTGTTGCCGTCCTTGTCGATGACGAGGTAACTGACGTCGGAGGCACCGGGCTTCAGCTTGACGTAGGCGAAGGCGCCGTACGCGTCCCGCCCGACGAAGTCGTGACCCTCGGGCCAGGTCGTGCTCTCGCCGTCGGCGAGGTCGCCCCAGGCGTACAGGCGCCAGTCGGTGTAGTCGCCGCCCGCGCGCTTGTAGTGCACGATCGCGTAGTCGCGCGAGGAGGCCGTGGGGACCTCGGGGGCGGGCGGGGCGCCCGTGGTGGAGGTCGCCATGGCACTCGCTGTACGTCCGGCGCGGTCGACCACAACTGCCTTGTAGTGCAAGGGCGTTCCAGGGGCGACGTCCTTGGCGATGGTCTGGGTGACTCGGTAGGGCGCGTGGTCGGCGGAGCCGAGGGGCTGCCATGCGCTGTTGCCGACCTGGACGGCGAAGACGACGCGGTTCAGCTGTCCGCCGTCCACGTCGGCGGTGATGTCGACGGTGCCGGTGGCTCCGGCGGGCGGGGGTGTGAGGGTGAGGGACGGCCTGGTGGTGGGCGCGGGGAGCTTGCCGGCGGCCTTGAGGACGATGGCGGAGCCGGCCGGGACGGTGACGGTGATCTTCTTGTCGGTGCCGCTGGTCACCTTGGCGTGGGTGCCGTAGATCCCGCTGAAGGCCATGTCGGCGGAGCCGGTGGGGATGCTCGCCGGCTCCGCGTCGTGCGCGTTGTTGAAGGCGACGACGTACTCGATGCCGGACCGGGCGTCGGTGCGGGAGAAGGCGTAGACGCCGGGGCCGTCGGCCGCATAGCGCTCGGTCTGGACGCCGTCGGCCAGGGCGGGGTTGGTCTTGCGGAGCTTGGCGAGAGCACTGATCTGCTGGTAGAGCGGTGCTCGCGTGTCGTAGGCGTCGCTCGCGTGGGTGCGGTCCGTGCCGAGTTCGTCGTCGTCGAGGTAGTCGGTGACCTTCGAGGCGAACATGGTCTGGCGGGCGTCCTTGTCGCCGCCCGCGCCGGTGTAGCCCTGTTCGTCGCCGTAGTAGACGACGGGGTTGCCCCGGCTGAGGAACATCAGTTCGTTGGCGAGCCTGTCCTTGGCGAGGAGTTCGGCGTCGGTGGCCTTCGGGTCGTCCTGTCGCAGGAAGGTCCCGATGCGGCCCATGTCGTGGTTGCCGAGGAAGGTGACCTGCTCGTAGGCGTTGGCCTTGTCGGTCGTGTACTTGTAGTCGTCGCCGAAGACCGACGCGAGCTTCTGGGCGCTGCCGCCCTGGGAGGCGTACGCGCGGGCCGCGTCCTGGAAGGGGAAGTCGAGCGTGGAGTCGAGGCGGCCCTGGGTGACGTACG
This genomic interval from Streptomyces sp. B21-083 contains the following:
- a CDS encoding fused response regulator/phosphatase, coding for MDGNGKWTDTTVLVADGSAPSRHAMSALLRRAGYQVVPVAGGHEALAELDVRLRKGVLPDVALIDVNLTGMGGFALCRRIKTRPHMAGLPVVHFSASSVSPGDRCDGLDAGGEAFLTVPAEPGEIDAVLRAAVRAARLRAGDQALARRLTRLSETIFTIQAARSLQELADAAAEGAARLTGSPAAVFFLGPDDELYRATSRDRTSLAMPDEGAHRAVAGLLRRLTRGHSGVQITTVPAPLWPAGFFRPGMEHDARLVLIPTEDGRASVCLATPTRGQRRVSPENESLVARLAQATVLAAEPLLMYQVERHVALTLQHSFLPRPDRLPELPGIDVVVRYVPASRDAEIGGDFYAALRTADGVLTAVGDVVGHSLEAATVMVEIRHALRAYCVEESDPAVLAERLDRMLQRYHPEVTATVCLVHVEPGNGRTLIANAGHIPPLIIRDTNSADYAKAEGPLLGVGLAHPPPTELFLEPTDRLLMITDGLIETRGTDLADSLEHLRAAASGALPGLDALCDTLLVSFGHDREDDIAMLALRLAD
- a CDS encoding alpha-1,6-glucosidase domain-containing protein — translated: MHPVLRAGADSVVKSATYERDSGTFAVPGRTVAVFSRTS